From Rhododendron vialii isolate Sample 1 chromosome 7a, ASM3025357v1:
gcatCCGTCAACTTCATGATCTTTATTATCAGTTTTCTTATTGCCTATGTAGGTGATGAGTCTGATGACTTCTAACAATGCATTTATTCTCTCTAATGCGCTTTTGTATTAGTGTGGCTCATCTGGCCATAAATGGGGAGCAAAATAACAAAATCGTTACAATTTTCTGCAAGTCAAGTGTATAGATGTTTGTGCTTTGAAAAGAATGTCATTGGAAATGAAAGATCTAATAGTTAAACAAGTTGGCTAACCAGAGGATGCAAAACATTTGCAAATTCAGTACAAAGTGAGATTGGTACCTCTTTTTTATCACTTAATACTTAGTTGAATATGGCTTATCTACTTGGTACACGCCGCAAAAGAACACTGCATAATGCATGGTCATCGGTGGCAGCTTGCGCTCGCTAGAAGTGTTTGACCAAatctactatttcaaagttttAGCTATCTTTACCAATATCGCGGCCAATACAGACCTATCATGAGGCTAAACATCTATCTGGTAGTGCAAGGTCTTGGCATTAACATGGTTAACTATTCcttattttctatttattttgttaCCAATGTTAATACTAATGTATTAGATAGTGCTTACTTGTAGGTTGTCAATGGATTCTTCTGGGGTGGGAAACCTGTTTCTAGTCATGAACCAGAGGTTACCCATACGACTGCCCTTGGTGTAAGTGTTATGAGCTCCCTAATATCAATTTGAGACTTTTCTCTGGTCTACTTTGCTGGTCTGCAAAGTTCATACCCATGTTATGTATGATGTGAACTGCATGGCTTGGGTTTTGGAGAGTAGATATGATGATTGTGCTTTCTCTACAGCTTATCCCCTTGGGGACTGGTTCAGATTTTGCCCGAACATTTCGCTGGTAAGTTTTTGCTTGTTTTACTGGTTATCAGGCACCATTTTCCTCTAGTTTTTGCTCCAGGCTGTTAAATGGAAATGTCTCCACTCATTTGTTTATTCAGGAAAAACGACCCTTGCGAGGCCATTGACCGCATTGCGAAAGGTGAATCTACCTATTTGGCTCACTTCCTTGTCTCATTTATTTTGATTCATTGTGCAAGAGCTTCTCTTCATAGTGTGCTTTTGTTGTAGGTATTAGAGTTTCATAATTAGCTACTGTCATGTTTATTTTCACTTACCTTATAAGAGAGTTTACCTTCAGGGCTGAGATCTCAGATTGATGTTGGAGTCATTATTGGTGGCAATGAAGACTCTCATTACTTCTTAAATGTTGCTGATAGTCATTTGTAAGTCTGCTTCTTAAGTTCAGacttcatcagcagattcatcacatgctgatcggaAAGATTGCATTTCTATGTTCTACTGCATTTTCGCAGGAGTGCAAAAGCTGGTTATTTTGCATCTAGATACAAGAGGTTTGGAAACTTATGCTATGTTATTGGTGCTTTGCAAGCCTTTTTTGGCCACCATAACCAGGACCTTAAGATTAAGGTCTGTGCAAATCAACAGTCTCTATCTTTCAGGTCTTTTTATAAGCCATTAAGGATTACATTCTAACACCATTCTGGCATTGATGAAACTTTACATACACTTTGTTTCCTTTAGGTCAATGAGGGTGAATGGGAAGTATATTCCAACGTGACAGCCCTGTGCATTGGAAATGCAAAATTCTTTGGTGGTGGCATGAAGATAACTCCAAATGCTGACCCTTCAAGCGGAAATTTTGAGGTAGAAAGTTCCCCGAAAATGATATTGCGTCATGTTTTGCAATCTATTTTACATAGCACCGCTACTTTCTGTGGCCGGAAAGTTTATTTATGCAACTTGCTTCTGCACAGGTGGTGATTCTTCAGGATTTCAAATGGTATGACTTTATTCTTAAGCTGCATAAGCTTTACAATGGGACACATTTATCAGTCAAAAATGTACTTTCAAGAAGGTGCGTTCTTTCTCTTAAAGCAAAGATTTGTCTGTATTTGGTTTCGTTTTATTGGTAGTTTTTCTCTACCTCTGTAGCGTGTTCTCTTTCCTGAAACATGAGTAGGGACTGTGTCAAGCTCTTGTGATAGTTATGTAGCATATATAAACTTAGAAATTTTAAACTGGGCTATCCTGA
This genomic window contains:
- the LOC131333311 gene encoding sphingoid long-chain bases kinase 2, mitochondrial, producing the protein MVYYRIAVVTMSKPSFFRADQSISADRTSSVGGASSSRRRDLVFVVNPQGANGRTGKEWKKLLPYLRSRLGSDCNICESLTSGPCHAIDITREAISEGADAVIAVGGDGTLHEVVNGFFWGGKPVSSHEPEVTHTTALGLIPLGTGSDFARTFRWKNDPCEAIDRIAKGLRSQIDVGVIIGGNEDSHYFLNVADSHLSAKAGYFASRYKRFGNLCYVIGALQAFFGHHNQDLKIKVNEGEWEVYSNVTALCIGNAKFFGGGMKITPNADPSSGNFEVVILQDFKWYDFILKLHKLYNGTHLSVKNVLSRSVRSIEVEELEGGSSSIYVQSDGEFLGFLPRKFVVLPGAIEMIQ